A segment of the Cenarchaeum symbiosum A genome:
GCTTCCCTCCCTTGACGAAGTAAAAGTGGAGACCAACCGCATAATATCGGAGGCATACTCGTCGGGGAGGCCGGTCATACTAATGGGGTACCAGCTGGGAAAGGCGCAGACGCTAAGCCACCTGTTCGGGCACTGGGATCCGTTATACTATCACGATTCTGTAAAAAAGATGAACGATCTGCACCGTGAGATGGGGGTGCCCCTCCGGGATGTGCCGGGGCACTCTGAGGTGGAATCAGAAGGCCTGCTGGACAAGGGGCCCTGGGTAATGGTGGCGCCCATGATGACCGACAGGAATGCGTTTGTGCGCCGAATGCGGATAAAGTACAACGCGGTGATGGTGAGCTTTAGCGGGTGGGCGCGCTCGCCGAGATTCTCATTCGGGCAGAGGGGAGACCACTCTGTTCCGTTGAGCGACCACTGTGATTATAACGAGCTTGTAAAGATGGTGGAAGATTCGGGGGCGAAAACAGTGTATACGATACACGGCTTTACCGACGAGTTTGCAGCAGACCTGTGCAAGCTGGGCTATGATGCGCGCCCACTCAGGGCGCAGTCGCTTGACTGTTTCGTATGATCAGGTGAGCCCGCGGAACTTTCTGCACTCGCACTCTATTATGAGGCAGGTCCCCGTGTTTCTTATATGGTCGTCCATGGAATGGCCGCAGTCGCCGTTCTTGCACATGCGCCGCTCGATCTCCCTCCGGATAACCGACTGGGCTATCGTGTTTGCCTTTTCCACAGAGCAGCCCTTTTTGTCTATGTAAAAATGGACTATGTGGTTGTAGAGGGCCTCTGAATCAAACTCTTTCTCCATCTACCGTCCCCCCTGGGATGGTATCCAGTGGAGGGTTATAGTCGACCTTATCCGGGGTATCTGTCTTATCTTGGCTATGATCTTGTCTAGTACGTCCCGCTCGGCTTCGATCTTGCAGAATATGTCGTATATCCCGTAGGTGCCCCGCACCTCCTTTACCTCGGGGATCCCGGTGAGTTCGGCTATGATATCGGTCTCTTTGCCCAGATCGCACTGTATAAGCACGTATACCTTTTCCATGGATATGGTAGGGCTACCATCTATTTCAAATGTTCGCATAGACACTCTTCCGTATTCGCGCCACCAATCTTGCATGACTGAATTAGGTATGAATCTCTACCATAATATGGTATTTTCATGTATTTATTATGATTCTCATGTAAAAAACCTCCTTACTTCTAGCTTTTGGGTTTACCAACGCCTTTGATAAATTCCCTCGGATGACAGCCTCTGTAAACTGTTTATCCTAACGTCCCCTATTTCCTGAACATCCCTTCAACAATTTCCAACCATTTATACTGCCAGATGGCTCTTCCAATCAGGATTCTAGTGCTCTTGCAGATGCAATGTATCTAAAAGAACAGCAACAACCAAGCTTAGATTATCCGCTGTTTTGGATAATTTAACAGCACTAGTAGAGTCTATGCATATTGAAAACTGATCAGCATCATTTACACATATGATCGTATTTATTTATTCCCGCCAGCTTATAGATCATGAGTCATCCATTAGTGTATGAATCGAACGAAGAATAATAGATGTCCCACAAGTATAGGGTGATTACGATGTTGGAACAGTCCAAGGCCAAGAGTGATAAGATAATTGCCTAGATGGGAGATACATCCTGACTCGACAAAATGAGGATAACCTAGATGGGGGAGGTCATTTCCAGCAGGCTGCAGACAAATACTTTGAGGAGAAAAGCAAGTGCATCATGAAGGTCATGAAGCTCGACCGAGCCAATCGGCACTGGCAGGTTCTCGGGATGCCGGGTCCGTCGGACTGTACAAGGTGCTACCCGATGCTGGCGTCCACGTACTACACAAAAGGAACAAATACAACCAGCTGTCTCTGGGTAAGATCAGGAACAACGCAGGACTATCCAAAAGAAGTATTAATGTAGAATATTATTTCTCTCGTATGAAGAATTATGCGATATTGCTCGGGCCGCACAAAGACGGTGCGGGGTATCTAGACCAGATTATCTGTGCGGCGACATGCCTGGCGGACATGTGGAAGATTCAACAAACCCGGATGACAAACGGCGGCGTTATGACCCCTATACGAACAGCAATTCTAGGATGCACAGTGGAGCTGTACGATTGCGCATTACCCAACAAATTTTAGACATTACTGTAGTGATTCTCTGCTGATGCATAACATTTTAGAAAATGACATACTTAGAAAAGATCAGTCTGCATATCTAGCTCAAAATCTATCTAGATATGAGATGATTTCTCTACACTATCCATAGATTCTGATAACTCATTATTTATTTCTTCTTCTATTTTATAATCTCTTAATCCATCCATTACAATCTCCAATTCATCTTTAACACCATTTAGACGATCTTTATGTTCTTTGAAATTGATGGATTCTTTAATTGTTTGATATTGTTTCAAATATTTATTTAGCTCTGATCTAGTATAGAATATAGAATTCAATTCTCGGTTTTTTATTATTATTTTCAGGCATTTTATCCATAATAGGGTTATTTGGAGATCTTTAACTGGCCATTTCCATGACAAATCAGCAAAAATTTGAAGAAAATATTCGATATATTGTCTAGAATAGAATAACTCACTACTAGTGATAGATCTGCTTTCTTTGCCATCTATAGCTAAGTCTAATTTCAATATTTCCATCATCAATTCGCTTAGCGCATTTATCGACATTCTATGTTCCATGTCATTTTCTTTTTGCAGTTTGTTTAACATTTCATTTAATCCAGCTAGAAAAATTAACATATTTTTTTTCACATACGCATGACTCATGATCGAACGCCACATTTTCACTGCTGGAGAACCAACAAGTTGATATACGCTTGAAACACCGGGTTTACCAGGGACAATTATTTCATCAATTTTTTCACTTTCTTTCTCATCTGTATCATCTCCAGATTCAGATTTTATCTTTTCTAGTAAATCCCATCTCGGTAATATATGACGGCCGAAATATTTTAGATAAGCCAACAGACATTCATTACCAGTTTTTATGTTCGGATCTGTGGCCCACTCTACTAATGATGCAATAGTATTATCATAATACCATGTAGCCCACTGGGTATTTTTGGACTGGCTATCTATGCTTAATTTTATATTAAAAGCATTCATTCCTAAACGTGTAATATGGGTTTTACCATCAAGTATGCTATTCTTCATCATCATATGCCATAGTCTAATCATTGTATTTCTGTATGTTTTTTCAAGAAATTCTTGTGGTGTTGGAATAGGTTCTTCATCATTTATATACAACTGAAAGAATTCGGAGGAACATTGTTGTCTATCATGTTGAACACAGCCTAATATCACCTCACTAATATGTTCAAAAAATAAATCTTTGTTAAATTCTTGTATACTTTGTATAGTAGCTTTATAGAGAAACCGTTCATACAATTTTTGTATGATTTCTATTTTTTCATTAATTGATAATTTTCTGATTTGCTGATATAGTATATTTTTGGATTTTTTATTTTTCAACAGACTGTCAACCATAGGACTATACTGTTCTTTTCGTTCTAGAATATCATAATATCCTTTAATTGACAATTTAGTATCGTCATCATTTGTTAATTTTTCTGTGCCGATATCATTAGATTTTATAACATTATCATATGTCTCGATTAGCTTACTAAGCTGTATTTTTTTATCGGATTGTAACTCTTCAATTCTATCGCATAGAAATTCGTTAATTTTCTCATATTTGAGTAATTTAGTAACTTCAAAACTATCAGCATTTTTAGTGATAAAATGATATATTTCAAATAATTTCTTAAATTGCATATTTCTTTCAAATAATAATTCTCCAATGTATTCGTTACGTTTGAAGTTTTTGGATATATCATTTATACTGACATCACCCACATCCTTAACACGGTTGTAAATATCAAACATTTTTTCTAAACCCATTTTAAAAATTAAAATATTATTTAGTTCAACTGCCCTTAACATTATCTGTTCCCATACTGCAAATTTTGTTTTAATATCATGATACTTTTTGCTAAGATTCTCTCTATCAAGATCTTCATTAACGATTTTAAATAAATCAATAGCAAAGTTATCGTTCTCGATGAATAATGCATTATTCATATCTTTTACAACCTCTGCCATCATTTGATCAGGCTGTAGCTTGTTTATGATATAATAAACATATCCGGCAAGATATAACATTGAAAATGAAGTGCCTAAAAATATAAATGGTAGAACCACGACAATCTTATGTTCAGGATCAGCATGTTCACCCTCCGTCGATTTCATACTATCCCCTGGTAGGTATGTAATATACACAACTGTCATAGTGCTTAACACTATCAAAGATATGAAGATGAAAATAAAAGTATACAATACATAATTTTTCATTTGATGTATCATGCCGATCATCGTATAGGACTGTGCCCTGAACTGGATACCAAGTAGAGTAGCACCCAACGTTACTGCCAATGTAGTCACAAGTATCTCTGCATTAATCATTAGTATATTCGCAACATCGTCGTTAGCAATGTTGCCATCAATAGGATAAAGTGATAATATTATTAAACTGATCACAAAGAATCCCAGACAAAAAATACGTGAGCCCCGTTTGAATAAACGTGGTAACTCATTGTCTGAAGAATTTTTGCAAAAGAATGATCGTATTAAACGGTAACTATCATTCTGGGTACAACATTCACATTCTTGGAAACGTTTCCATAATCCCAATATGCTATAGCTGCCAATTACTGATATATAACAGATTCTGTGTTGCAGTGGTAAGTTATGCGTCAAATCTCTGATGCTTGTAGACCAGAGCATAGCCACATGATATGCTAGCACACTTCTACATTCTATTCTAACAAGCATGTACGCGCTACGCAGGGCGAACAACTTTTCCCTCTTACCACATCCTGTAAAGTGCCAACATGGTACGGTATAACGCCTTCTCCAGCTCGGTGATCTCCGCCATTCCCTCTTTCCTTTTTATTTTACCAAACTCTTCCCACGTCTAGCTGATTTGTACGCCTTGAACCTTGGTAGCTATACTATGTCGCTCTAGTTTGTCATTCGTTCCTATGGTCTTACAATTCTATTCTAGTAGACTCTGCTAAGGTCATGAAAGGCAATGCGATCTTCGTAACCCATACGTCTTTCGGTAAAGGACCGTTAAGCCGTGGGGAACAAAAATATTCATTTCGCATTGGTCATAAAGGATAATTAATGGCTAGGAGGGCAAGTAGGATATGGCCACCTGCAGCGAGTGCGACGGCAGCATACACGTGCCGGCAGACTCCCTAGAAGGCGAGATAGTGACCTGCCCCGAGTGCGGTGCCGGCTTTGAGCTGGTAAAGACACAGGAGGGTTTTGAGCTCAAGCCTGCCC
Coding sequences within it:
- a CDS encoding transcriptional regulator (COG1522), with product MQDWWREYGRVSMRTFEIDGSPTISMEKVYVLIQCDLGKETDIIAELTGIPEVKEVRGTYGIYDIFCKIEAERDVLDKIIAKIRQIPRIRSTITLHWIPSQGGR
- a CDS encoding exonuclease of the beta-lactamase fold (COG1236), coding for MCVIPAVYINYTSGGACLTSVNTNSIRMTDNGISCELNGQKIYMDPKRAAADALNFLSHGHTDHLPSGGTGRLLASKETARIASLRGTKMENHVDGMDGLEMIDAGHILGARGLLADGVFYTGDICTRERGFLPGARVPKCEVLITECTFGLPEFSLPSLDEVKVETNRIISEAYSSGRPVILMGYQLGKAQTLSHLFGHWDPLYYHDSVKKMNDLHREMGVPLRDVPGHSEVESEGLLDKGPWVMVAPMMTDRNAFVRRMRIKYNAVMVSFSGWARSPRFSFGQRGDHSVPLSDHCDYNELVKMVEDSGAKTVYTIHGFTDEFAADLCKLGYDARPLRAQSLDCFV